One stretch of Candida orthopsilosis Co 90-125, chromosome 3 draft sequence DNA includes these proteins:
- a CDS encoding Cem1 protein (protein similar to S. cerevisiae Cem1p, an acyl carrier protein involved in fatty acid biosynthesis) has protein sequence MTRVVVTGAGIISPLGVGLKHNWTRLIANESGLISTTQLPKYSQDGWDKIPSKVVGVVPEGPLSQGKWNPTEHITTGEIKRLAKFSQYGLACTQEAINDSQLDPSTLKSSTSIGVAVGSGIGSFQDIYDNTTAFNQGGYRKVQPLFIPRLLNNMAAGNISIKYGLKGPLHSVSTACATGLQAIGDAYNFIKMNYADAMFCGGTESSIHPLALSGFARARSLVTDFNDEPTKASRPFDKDRNGFVLSEGCGIVVVESLDHALKRGVTRDQIYGEILGYGLSGDAYHITAPQEDGEGAYNAMKQALTRAQVDPKKVKYINAHATSTTIGDRAENNALYRLFPQSTLVSSTKGAIGHLLGAAGAVETIFTLQAIKTGQIPPTLNLNSVGGKSGDEAEKFAKFDYVANKAKFDIDVDYAMCNSFGFGGVNSSLLIRRYNGD, from the coding sequence ATGACTAGAGTCGTGGTAACAGGAGCAGGGATAATTTCCCCACTAGGCGTCGGCCTCAAACACAATTGGACTAGACTTATTGCCAATGAATCGGGACTTATTTCGACAACACAGCTACCCAAGTATTCACAAGATGGCTGGGACAAGATCCCATCTAAAGTTGTGGGGGTGGTACCTGAGGGTCCATTATCCCAAGGCAAGTGGAATCCAACCGAACATATTACTACCGGAGAAATCAAACGATTAGCAAAATTTAGTCAATATGGCCTTGCATGTACTCAAGAAGCCATCAACGATTCACAATTAGATCCATCGACATTGAAAAGCTCTACATCGATAGGAGTTGCCGTGGGTAGTGGAATTGGCTCTTTCCAAGACATATATGATAACACCACTGCATTCAATCAAGGTGGTTATCGAAAAGTTCAACCTTTGTTCATACCCAGATTATTAAACAATATGGCAGCAGGgaatatttcaataaaatATGGTTTGAAAGGTCCATTGCATTCAGTGTCTACTGCTTGTGCCACAGGATTGCAAGCTATTGGTGATGCatacaatttcatcaagatGAATTATGCTGATGCTATGTTTTGTGGTGGAACAGAATCATCAATCCATCCGTTAGCACTATCTGGTTTTGCTAGAGCGCGTTCATTGGTGACTGACTTCAATGATGAACCTACAAAAGCAAGTCGAccatttgataaagatCGAAATGGATTTGTACTAAGTGAAGGATGTGGGATTGTTGTGGTGGAAAGTTTGGATCATGCTTTGAAGCGTGGTGTTACGCGGGACCAAATTTATGGGGAGATTTTGGGATACGGCTTATCAGGAGATGCATATCATATAACTGCGCCACAAGAAGATGGAGAAGGTGCATACAATGCTATGAAGCAAGCTTTAACTCGAGCACAAGTCGATCCGAAAAAAGTAAAGTACATAAACGCACATGCTacatcaaccacaattgGCGACCGAGCCGAAAATAACGCCTTGTACCGATTATTTCCCCAACTGACGTTAGTCTCATCGACAAAAGGAGCCATTGGTCATTTATTAGGAGCAGCTGGTGCAGTCGAAACGATATTCACTCTACAGGCTATCAAAACGGGTCAAATACCACCAACGTTGAACTTGAATAGCGTAGGTGGGAAATCGGGTGATGAAGCAGAGAAATTTGCCAAGTTCGATTACGTTGCAAACAAGgcaaaatttgatattgatgttgattatgCTATGTGTAAttcatttggatttggtgGAGTAAATAGTAGTCTAT
- a CDS encoding zinc finger DNA-binding transcription factor, with the protein MTSFQPYVIIFSYLPHFMGKMYLCTLPNYSQSFYYYVRTMYCLIVYVTLLLKHYIISHPSIRFSKYSKYISSEFTNLYQRFFTVYLFIHYTLITTTTKLFLTNDFITMASSAPTSPIIANLISVSSNKNNQQQEQQPNTTSMNRYRRQSSTSSTTDSAHINPNNNNNYTSSPINATTSNNSSNSVDSGNYTTTSEEEEGSLLPDTTSTHTTDDDKSTKSRKVKIDTKNFGSKTASGHSRIFNCKLCQRAFTREEHLTRHVQSTHNKLKPFVCGICTRPFSRRDLLLRHAKNLHDGSEKAISRIRRSYKNKTHEETAKLKGERGGLLGNGPGLLGGAGNGSRLIGVRGPRGVSITDDTGPSEEEEEEEEEEEMYSNRRILSSSVNNNNNHHHTAASPTASALGSPIDESPETKRLKMSVNMLVS; encoded by the coding sequence ATGACTTCCTTTCAGCCATACGtaattattttttcttaCCTTCCCCACTTTATGGGGAAAATGTATTTATGTACACTACCTAACTACTCCCAACTGTTCTATTATTATGTACGCACAATGTACTGCCTTATAGTATATGTTACACTTTTATTAAAACATTATATAATCTCACACCCCTCCATtcgattttcaaaatattcGAAATACATATCATCTGAGTTTACCAATTTATACCAACGCTTCTTTACTGTATATTTATTCATTCACTATACACTTATCACTACAACTACAAAATTATTCTTAACTAACGACTTTATCACTATGGCTTCATCCGCACCAACCTCACCAATTATTGCAAACTTAATATCAGTTTCAAGCAACAAAAataaccaacaacaagaacaacagCCTAATACTACTAGTATGAATAGGTATCGCCGCCAATCCTCTACATCTAGTACCACAGACTCTGCTCATATTAAccccaacaacaataacaactaCACATCATCACCTATAAATGCCACAACATCAAATAACTCAAGCAACTCAGTAGACTCTGGCAATTATACCACAAcatcagaagaagaagaaggatcACTACTACCAGATACTACTTCAACACATAcaactgatgatgataaatcaaCTAAGTCCAGAAAAGTAAAGATTGACACCAAAAACTTTGGATCCAAAACGGCTTCAGGTCATTCACgaatcttcaattgtaaattatGTCAACGAGCTTTTACCAGAGAAGAACACTTAACTAGACATGTACAATCAACTCataataaattgaaaccatttGTATGTGGTATATGCACAAGACCGTTTTCAAGACGAGACCTATTACTTCGACATGCAAAGAATTTACACGATGGTAGTGAAAAAGCAATCAGTAGAATACGGAGATCTTATAAGAACAAAACCCATGAGGAGACTGCTAAATTGAAAGGAGAGCGAGGTGGCCTCCTTGGTAATGGACCCGGTCTTCTTGGTGGTGCAGGTAATGGCAGTAGACTAATTGGTGTTAGAGGACCAAGAGGTGTATCAATAACTGATGACACTGGACCATCagaggaagaggaggaagaggaggaagaagaagagatgTATTCAAATAGAAGGATATTATCCTCGCTGGTgaacaataataataatcatcatcatacaGCCGCTTCACCTACTGCTAGTGCATTAGGATCGCCTATCGATGAATCACCCGAAACGAAAcgattgaaaatgtcaGTCAACATGTTAGTTAGCTAG
- a CDS encoding Atg9 protein (protein similar to S. cerevisiae Atg9p, required for an early step in autophagy), giving the protein MSSNPYNNAFGSIYSQESGNMNESTAHNNIDDQDQLTIQNQDTFLSRIFGLNSIYNQLQDNYQYYDPEYDNAFQQQQRRSLLAEDVQQNISSEIGGGNGLGADLAAGSENDVEKSLLPNSIPMNNLQETQNIVTNSNSLLDSESDSDLSSSSDSYVRPKPNRAKRDKKQRSRQQQPPASGDLQPDQSQTFRTETFSAHQSHQLATGLTTENPQYILPFHNTTKSYRKPPQQAYVNTNYKPARTRANRLVIPPKERALYLWANITNMDEFLNDVYYYYRGKGLLNIVLSRIVDLIILVFIIGFTIFLKWCIDYSLFYEQYQNGVHYVLADLIMGDFPHRIPFLVKFLVFGFTLYIILRSIQLYFDFTYKLREIKNFYRYLLNVSDEELSTISWKTVVERLMLLKDYNSLTSSSNPVENHYINDLSSKVRLDAHDIANRIMRRDNYTIALINKDVLDLSVLFMDQKQSLTKTLEWNLKLCIDNFVFNQQGQINGSIVKDYNRNQLARELASRFKMAAMINVILCPFIVVYFVLLYFFKYFNEYKSNPSSIIGLRQYTPYAEWKLREFNELPHFFQSRLQLSMGPANTYIDQFPKGFLVINGMKLVNFISGSILAVLVVLGIFLDNESQSFWSFEITEGKTALFYISIFGTIWAITSSTSSSAINAATEPNQQHFSTNRTIYDPEANLRYVSKFTHYLPRSWKKKLHTIQVKNEFCQLYSLKIVIIAYEILSLILTPYILWFRVSQNSGAIIDFFRDYSIHVDGLGYVCYFAMFNFEEKDKNMMADGKHRKRKNRGKLRPKQQDTSTTSLQRDVSESELSSDDDEIYSLQRDDKMARSYYHFMDNYNDEDATNNGKGPMKRKQQPFKDSILAYNNTAQDAGYYDGDDQLTDSIFKLNYNKADDDLDNDLTRNKSKRKGGVLGMLNQFYKQDIGRNV; this is encoded by the coding sequence ATGTCATCAAACCCATACAACAATGCATTCGGCAGTATATATAGCCAAGAAAGTGGTAATATGAACGAGTCAACTGCACATAACAATATTGATGACCAAGACCAGCTtacaatacaaaatcagGATACTTTTCTTTCACGGATATTTGGTTTAAACTCGATATACAACCAGTTGCAGGACAACTACCAGTATTATGATCCTGAATATGATAATGcgtttcaacaacaacaacgaaGATCATTGCTTGCGGAAGATGTTCAGCAAAATATAAGCAGTGAGATTGGAGGCGGCAATGGTTTGGGGGCTGATCTTGCAGCTGGAAGCGAAAACGATGTTGAAAAGCTGCTACTACCAAACTCCATACCCATGAATAACCTACAAGAAACGCAAAACATAGTGACAAACTCCAATAGCTTGCTTGATTCTGAATCGGATTCTGACTTGTCATCAAGTTCAGATTCATATGTGAGGCCAAAACCGAACAGAGCGAAAAGAGACAAGAAGCAGCGGCTGAGACAACAGCAGCCACCGGCTAGTGGTGATCTACAACCGGACCAATCTCAAACTTTCCGCACAGAGACATTTTCTGCGCATCAGAGCCATCAACTTGCCACTGGTCTCACCACTGAAAACCCACAATATATTCTCCCCTTTCACAATACGACAAAGCTGTACCGAAAACCTCCACAACAGGCATATGTAAATACAAACTACAAGCCGGCAAGGACAAGAGCCAACAGGTTGGTTATTCCACCTAAAGAGAGGGCATTGTACTTGTGGGCAAACATCACAAATATGGATGAGTTCTTGAACGATGTATACTATTACTATCGAGGTAAAGGGTTATTGAATATTGTTCTTTCAAGAATAGTCGATTTGATAATACTTGTGTTCATTATCGGCTTCACCATCTTTCTAAAATGGTGCATTGATTATTCATTGTTTTATGAACAATACCAGAATGGCGTCCACTACGTGTTGGCAGATTTAATAATGGGGGATTTTCCTCATAGAATTCCGTTCTTGGTTAAATTTCTAGTATTTGGGTTTACACTATACATTATACTACGATCGATTCAATTATACTTCGACTTTACATACAAGTTGAGAGAAATAAAGAATTTTTATCGATATTTATTAAATGtcagtgatgaagaattacTGACAATTAGTTGGAAAACAGTTGTTGAACGATTAATGTTACTTAAGGATTACAATAGCTTGACTTCATCCCTGAATCCAGTTGAAAACCACTacatcaatgatttgtCATCAAAAGTTCGTTTAGATGCTCATGATATTGCTAATAGAATTATGAGACGAGATAACTATACGATTGCcttgataaacaaagatgttttggatttgtCAGTTTTATTCATGGATCAAAAACAATCATTGACAAAGACATTGGAAtggaatttgaaattgtgtATTGACAACTTTGTATTCAATCAACAGGGGCAAATCAATGGATCAATTGTGAAGGATTATAATCGAAATCAATTAGCGAGGGAGTTGGCTTCACGATTTAAAATGGCAGCTATGATTAATGTGATACTTTGTCCATTCATTGTGGTTTATTTTGTCTTGTTGTATTTCTTCAAGTACTTCAATGAGTACAAATCAAACCCAAGTTCAATTATTGGATTGAGACAATATACACCCTATGCTGAGTGGAAGCTTCGGGAATTTAATGAATTGCCTCattttttccaaagcaGGTTGCAGTTGTCAATGGGTCCTGCAAATACCTACATCGATCAGTTCCCAAAGGGATTCCTCGTCATAAATGGaatgaaattggtaaaCTTTATAAGTGGGTCAATATTGGCagttcttgttgttttgggTATTTTCTTGGACAATGAGTCGCAATCGTTTTGGTCGTTTGAAATAACGGAAGGTAAAACTGCATTGTTTTACATTTCTATATTTGGTACCATTTGGGCCataacttcatcaacttcttcgTCAGCCATTAATGCAGCTACTGaaccaaatcaacaacatttttCTACGAATCGAACCATCTATGATCCTGAAGCCAACTTACGATACGTCTCTAAATTTACACATTATTTACCTCGCTCatggaaaaagaaacttcATACAATACAAGTGAAGAAtgaattttgccaattgtATTCATTAAAAATTGTCATCATTGCATATGAGATCCTAAGTTTAATCCTAACTCCATACATTTTATGGTTCAGAGTATCACAAAATAGTGGTGCCataattgatttcttcagGGATTACAGTATTCATGTTGATGGATTAGGTTATGTTTGTTATTTTGCAATGTTTAATTTTGAGGAAAAGGATAAGAATATGATGGCTGATGGGAAACATCGTAAAAGGAAGAATAGAGGCAAACTTAGACCAAAGCAGCAAGATACCTCAACTACGTCTTTGCAAAGAGATGTATCTGAATCCGAGCTTAgtagtgatgatgatgaaatctACAGCTTACAACGAGATGATAAAATGGCTAGATCATATTATCATTTTATGGACAACTACAATGATGAGGATGCTACTAACAATGGAAAAGGTCCAATGAAAAggaaacaacaaccattCAAGGATTCCATACTCGCATACAACAATACAGCTCAGGATGCTGGTTATTATGACGGTGATGATCAATTAACTGATTCTATATTCAAGCTCAATTACAATAaagctgatgatgatttggataacGATTTAACTAGAAACAAATCTAAACGGAAAGGTGGAGTATTGGGAATGTTGAACCAGTTTTATAAACAGGACATCGGTCGTAATGTATAG